In the genome of Solibacillus silvestris, one region contains:
- a CDS encoding MFS transporter permease produces the protein MNNTKVKLWTNQYLIIILLSLIMFVSFYMITAGFPIYVATISENPAIAGIMTTTLMTASLITRFFASIIIQKINMKLLLIISLLYFIGTIALTFVNDSIGFLIVIRALQGIGFCMLTNLVFTISSTIVPKSRLGEGIVFFAMSTSLGTTIGPLIAISYLANFSFQSMMVLTLGLMAFSFVCSLFTKNTKVEKEHPKERNKEPFYKYMFDKRVLLPSILVAFNYMTIAGIVNFMGAFGKEINVGASISQFFIAQGITMVIFRSFSGKIFDKFGHRILIIPAAVSGAVGLVVLGFSTNMIMVLLSGVLFGIAFAILHPIIQAWALTLVPPEKKATANSMLLIFIDSGLAIGSVGLGFIASIVGYGMTFSISAVLMILILIIYLIGSKKMTVYNDN, from the coding sequence ATGAATAATACAAAAGTCAAACTATGGACAAACCAATACTTAATAATTATTTTACTGTCTTTAATAATGTTCGTTTCTTTTTATATGATTACAGCAGGTTTTCCAATTTATGTAGCCACGATTAGTGAGAACCCTGCAATTGCAGGAATTATGACGACAACTTTAATGACTGCATCCCTGATTACACGTTTCTTCGCTAGTATAATTATCCAAAAAATTAATATGAAATTGCTGCTGATTATTTCTTTGCTTTATTTTATAGGAACAATCGCCCTCACTTTCGTCAATGATTCAATCGGATTTTTAATCGTCATTAGAGCTCTTCAAGGGATTGGATTTTGCATGCTTACAAATTTGGTGTTTACTATATCCAGTACTATTGTGCCAAAGTCCCGCTTAGGTGAAGGAATTGTTTTCTTTGCAATGTCTACCAGCCTTGGGACAACAATTGGGCCTCTTATTGCTATTTCCTATTTAGCAAATTTTTCATTCCAGTCTATGATGGTACTAACATTAGGTCTTATGGCATTTTCATTTGTGTGCAGTCTTTTTACAAAAAATACGAAAGTTGAAAAGGAACATCCAAAGGAGAGAAATAAAGAGCCGTTCTATAAATATATGTTCGATAAACGTGTTCTTCTTCCGTCTATTTTAGTAGCATTCAATTATATGACGATTGCAGGGATTGTGAACTTTATGGGGGCATTTGGTAAAGAAATTAATGTAGGGGCAAGCATATCACAGTTTTTTATAGCTCAAGGTATTACAATGGTAATCTTCCGTTCTTTCTCCGGTAAGATTTTCGATAAGTTCGGGCATAGAATTCTCATTATTCCGGCTGCTGTTTCAGGTGCTGTCGGGTTGGTTGTATTAGGCTTTTCAACTAACATGATCATGGTTTTACTGTCAGGTGTACTGTTCGGAATTGCTTTTGCTATTCTTCATCCCATTATTCAAGCTTGGGCACTAACACTTGTTCCACCGGAGAAAAAGGCAACAGCCAATTCGATGCTTCTTATATTTATCGATTCCGGTTTAGCTATTGGTTCAGTAGGATTAGGTTTTATAGCAAGTATAGTTGGCTACGGTATGACCTTCAGTATTTCTGCGGTACTTATGATTCTTATTTTAATCATCTATTTAATTGGAAGTAAGAAAATGACCGTATATAACGATAATTAA